The genomic DNA CATTTTGGCGCTGCGTACTCGGCGCGGTCGCCGCGTCGGTATGGATGCTCGCAGGCTATTACGTGTTCAACTCCGTATTTCTTGTGGGGTGGAGCGCGGCGCTTTTAAACCTCGCGCTGGACAGCATCCAGCCGCTGTGCTGCTCAATTTTAGGCATTCTCGCCATCCAGACCTGCCGCAGAGTACCTTTTTTGATGTCTAAACGAATCCGTTGAAAAATTTTCTCCCGACAGCCTGTAAAGATTATGCGCGTATGGAAACGTACGCGCGCTTTTATTTTACCAAAAAGAAAGCGGCAAAAGCCCTTGCTTTTAACATAAAATTAGTGTAAAATGATAGTATCAATCGGGAGAATAACATACATGAAACGCGAAAAACTCAATACTTTTATCATCGACCATCTCTCCATGGTTTGTTATATCTCCGATATGGAAACATACGAAATGCTGTTTCTGTCCGATCCCGGATTGCGTATGTTCGGCTTGCAGTCGGAAAAGGACTATCTCGGCCGCAAATGTTATGAGATATTGCAGGGAAGAAACTCGCCTTGTCCTTACTGCACGAACGCGAAACTCGTGCGAGGGGAAAAATATTGCTGGGAACATTTCAACGAAACGCTTAAACGCAGCGCCTCGATCGAGGACAGCATCATAGAGATCGACGGAAGGGAGTATCGGCTGGAAGTCGTGCACGACTTTTTTCTGCAAAAAGACGAGATCATGCGTCTGTCGAAAAAACTGACGAGCGAACAGGCGCTGTTGGAATGCGTCAGCGCTCTGTCTGAGGGGACGGAAATTTCCCAGGCGGTCAATCGATTTCTGGAAGTCGTGGGGCGTTTTTACCAGGCTGCGCGCTCCTATATCTTCGAATTCGATACGGATAAAAAGGTGGCTGACAACACCTTCGAATGGTGCTCGGAAGGCGTCACTTCGCAAATCGATAATCTGAAGGGGCTTTCGCTCGATCTGCTTTCCGACTGGATCGATAAATTCGAAAAGACGGGAGAGTTTTTCATATCTTCGCTATATGACGAAATGGATCCGAAAGGCGAAGATTTCCGCATTCTGGAAGCGCAGAATATCCGCAGTTTGATGGCGGTACCTTTTTTCAAAGAAGGAAAAGTGACGGGGTTTTTCGGGGTGGACGATCCGTCTTCCAATCTCGAAAACCGCACGCTCATGCACTCGGCGTCGAAATTTATCTGGCAGGAAATGGAAAAGCGCCGCCTTATCGAGCAACTCGCTTACGCCAGTTATACGGATATGCTCACGGGGCTTAAAAATCGGAACTGTTTCAAGGATACGGTCATGCGCCTGCGCAAAGAAAAATTTGCCAATATGGGCGTCGTCTATCTCGATCTCGATAATTTAAAAGAGACCAACGATACGCTGGGGCACGATCTGGGAGATAAATATCTCATCGAAACCGCGAAAGTTTTGACCGACGTCTTTCCGAATATTGATATTTTCCGCACGGGCGGCGACGAATTCGTACTGTTCCTGCCCGATTTGGGCAAAGAAAAGACGGAAGGAAAAATGCGGCAGTTGAGCGAACATATTCAAACGCAGAATCTTCCTTGTTCCGTCGGCTCTTGTTACGACGACAAGGGCGTTCGGCTCGAAACGCTGATGGTGCGCGCGGAAAAGGAAATGTATCGGCAAAAAGAGGAGCACCACTCTAAAAACGGATTTTTCTGCCGCTACGGCTCGGGTATCAAAGAATAATACATAAAAAGGATTTGCGAAACGCATATCCTTTTTTTTCTTGCAAAACGTTTGACATTTCCTTGGAAAGCACATATAATGTTTATAGACCGACGGTCGGTCTATAACAATTGAAAGGGAGCCACATCTATGAGGATTGTCAAAGAAGCGGACGAACGGCGCGAAGAGATCGTAAACGAAGCCGTGCGGTTATTCGCGGAAAAGGGATTTCGGAACACGTCGGTCAACGATATTTTAGCGGCCGTGAATATCGCAAAGGGGACTTTTTACTATTATTTCAAATCAAAGGAAGAACTTTTGGACGAGGCGATCGAAATGTACACCCGCGACCTTACGGCGAAACTGAACGGAATCGGGCGTGAAAGCGATCTGAACGCGGTCGAAAAGTTTATCAAAGTCATCGTCGAGGCGAGTTGTTCCGACAGTTTGTTCAAACAGCGCATCGTCGCGGCGATCCATCAGGAGGGCAACGAACTTTTGCATCTCAAAAGTCTTGTCGTGTCCGTACTATGTCTGGTGCCCGTTCTGACGGATATCGTAGAGGAGGGCAACGAACAGGGGCTGTGCCGCGTGCAGTTTCCGAAAACGACTGTGGAAACGCTGCTCATCGCCGCGCAGTTTATGTTTAACGACAGATTTTTTACGGAGGAAGAGTCGTCTTCCGTTCTTCGTCTGCAAGAATTTTTGACCGTCGTCGAAAATATGCTTAATATGGAAAAGGGCGCTCTGGCTCCTTTGGCGGTCGCGCTTGCGGAGGCGGTCGAATGAAACGGTACATCGTTTACAGTAAAATCAAGTTTATCGCGCTCGTCCTGTTCAAAGCGCTGTACGCCGCCGCGTTCGTAGGTTTCGCGCTCATTTTGCAATGGCTGGTCAACACGATCACTGCCGACGGGGCGACGGCCGATCAGTTATTCTTTTGCGTGGGCATAGCGATCGGGTACGTCGCGGTATTCACCGCGATCCTGCTTTTAAAAGATAAAGCGAGCACGGCATATATCAACAAGGCGGTCATGCTGCTTCGCAATGATCTGACGCACAGCCTTCTGCACGAACGCTACGAAGATTTCGCCTCGAACGACACGGCGAAATACCTTTCCCATCTCACAAACGATATCAAAACCGTTGCCGTAAGCGGTTTTAATTCCGTGATCACACTTCCCGAAGAAATATTTACATTTGTTTTCGCGGTTGCCGCGGCGTTTTTCATCAATTACGTGGTCGCTTTGACCATGCTCGGGCTCACGCTGCTCATCTTCATCGTGCCCGTCGTTTTCAATAAGCCGCTCAACCGCGCGAACGTGCGGTTGTCCGACGCCGTCAAGCAATATACCGCCGCGCTCAAACAGACCTTTCTCGGGATCGACGTCGTGAAAAATTTCGGCAGCGAAGAGCGGACGGAGCGCGAGATCGCGCGTATCAACGAAACGCTTTGCAAAAAGAACACGGTGCTCGACAAACTGAATTTGTATGCGGGGGACGTCGGAATTTTTATCGTGGTGCTCCTGCAACTGGGCAGTATCGCGATCGCGGGCTATATGATGCTGCAATCGGTCATTCTCATCGGCGCCGTCATCGCGGTGGTGCAACTCAGCGGCAATATGTATTCGCCGCTCATGCAGATCGCGGGCAAAGCCGCGCTCATTTCGGGGATAAGGGAACTCGATGAAACTTTGCTCGCGATGGCGCAGCCGCCCGAAGCGCAGGGTGAAAAACTTTTCGGTTTCGAGAGAGGGATCAGAGTCGAAAACGTCGGTTTCAGCTATCCCGATCATGAAGATCTCACTTTAAAAAACGTGAGCGCCGCATTCGAAAAGGGAAAAAAATATCTTATTGTCGGAAAGTCGGGGAGCGGAAAGTCCACGCTGTTGAAACTGATCGGCAAGACTTTCAACGGATACGTCGGGAAAATCGAGATAGACGGCGTCGATTACAAAAATATTTCCGAGCGCGAACTCTACAAAAACATCGCGTTTGCCCAGCAGAAAAGTTATCTGTTCGATCTTACGGTGCGTGAAAATATCGATTTCAACGGGACGGGCGACGCGCAACTTTTGGAACACGCCGTCGAAATTGCGGAACTCCGCGATTTCGTGCTCGCGCAGAAAAACGGTTTGGACGAACAGATCAGCGAGGAGATCAACCAGATTTCGGGCGGGGAAAAGCAGCGCGTCGGGCTTGCCCGCGCGATTTACAAGGACACGGATATTCTGTTGCTAGACGAAGTGACTTCGTCGCTCGATAAGGAAACCGCCTACCGCGTCGAAAAAAATATTTTGGCGCTGCGGGATAAGACCGTTCTCAACGTATCGCATAAACTGCACGCAGACCTATTGGAAAAATACGATTATATCTGCGTCATGGACGGGGGCAAAATCGTCGATTTCGCCCCGCCCGCGGCGTTATTGAAAAATAACGCGCTCTCGCAATATATGGACGCATGAAAAAGGCGCGGAAGGGATCCCTTCCGCGCCTTTGGTGCGAGTGACAGGATTTGAACCTGCACGCCGAAGCAATAGATTCTAAGTCTATCTTGTCTGCCAGTTCCAACACACTCGCGTATTATATATTTTACACGAAATGCGCGCAAAAAGCAAGAGATTTCGCGGCGTATAGAATAGGGATTGTTGCGCAAACTGTTATTCGGAGGTGGAAAATGTTTATTGCAAATTTAGTTTCTTACATCCTCGTGCTTTTAGGAGCAGTTAACTGGGGATTGTACGGGGCCTTTAATTTCAATCTCGTTTCGGCCGTGTTTATGGGAGATAGAAGTATCGGTGCGATCATTACCTATGTCATCATCGCGCTCGCCGCAATCTGGCTGATTATTTCGACCGTATTCGCCCGCGGATACCTGAGATTCACCAAATACGATTATTAATCTTTGGGAAAAAAGCGCTTTCACGGCGCTTTTTTTTCACATAATTTTAACCGCGGAGGGGTTGACTTTTTCACATCTTTAGAATATAATAAAAATGAAATTGATTAGCAGTAAAAACAATTAGTGATATTGTAACAGACTGCGCTGACTTTGTCAAAAAGGACGTTACATAGGGTGACAACATCTTCGGAGGGAACAATATGAACTTTGTGGAATTCAAAAACGTGAGCAAGCACTACATAATGGGCAGCAACGTGATCAAGGCGGCGGACGACGTCAATTTCAGCATCGGGCAGGGCGAATTCTGCGTGGTGGTGGGGCCGAGCGGCGCGGGCAAGACGACCGTTCTGAATATGCTCGGCGGCATGGATCAGGTCACGGGCGGAGAGATTTTCGTGGACGGCGTGAAGATCAGCGACTTCAACGAGCGGAAACTCACCGACTATCGCCGCTACGACGTCGGGTTCGTATTCCAGTTTTACAATCTGATACAGAATCTGACTGCGCTCGAAAACGTGGAGATCGCCTCGGAGATCTGCAAAAATCCGCTGGACGCCAGAAAAACGCTGGAAGAAGTGGGGCTGTCCGAGCGCATGAGCAATTTCCCCGCGCAACTTTCGGGCGGCGAACAGCAGCGTGTTTCCATCGCGCGTGCCATTGCGAAAAATCCCAAACTTTTACTTTGCGACGAGCCGACGGGCGCGCTCGACTACGAAACGGGAAAAAATATCCTCAAACTTCTGCAAAAGATCTGCCGCGAAAATCATAAAACGGTCATCGTCATTACGCACAACCAGGCGATCACCCGCATGGCCGACCGCGTCATTCACGTCAAAAACGGCAAAGTCAGCGGCGAAGAACTCAATGCGCATCCCGCCGACGTGGATGTCATCGAATGGTAAAAATAATTCCTTACGGGCGGTGTTAGTATGAAAAGATTTACCAAAACAATCGCAAAGGAATTCACGTCGGGGTTCGGGCGTTTTATCGCCATCATGGCGATCATCGCGCTCGGCGTCGGTTTCATGATCGGCGTGATGCAGGCCACGCCCGACATGAAAAATTCCATGGACAAATATTACGAGGAAAACGCCGCGTTCGATCTGGGACTCAAATCG from Candidatus Borkfalkia ceftriaxoniphila includes the following:
- a CDS encoding sensor domain-containing diguanylate cyclase produces the protein MKREKLNTFIIDHLSMVCYISDMETYEMLFLSDPGLRMFGLQSEKDYLGRKCYEILQGRNSPCPYCTNAKLVRGEKYCWEHFNETLKRSASIEDSIIEIDGREYRLEVVHDFFLQKDEIMRLSKKLTSEQALLECVSALSEGTEISQAVNRFLEVVGRFYQAARSYIFEFDTDKKVADNTFEWCSEGVTSQIDNLKGLSLDLLSDWIDKFEKTGEFFISSLYDEMDPKGEDFRILEAQNIRSLMAVPFFKEGKVTGFFGVDDPSSNLENRTLMHSASKFIWQEMEKRRLIEQLAYASYTDMLTGLKNRNCFKDTVMRLRKEKFANMGVVYLDLDNLKETNDTLGHDLGDKYLIETAKVLTDVFPNIDIFRTGGDEFVLFLPDLGKEKTEGKMRQLSEHIQTQNLPCSVGSCYDDKGVRLETLMVRAEKEMYRQKEEHHSKNGFFCRYGSGIKE
- a CDS encoding TetR/AcrR family transcriptional regulator gives rise to the protein MRIVKEADERREEIVNEAVRLFAEKGFRNTSVNDILAAVNIAKGTFYYYFKSKEELLDEAIEMYTRDLTAKLNGIGRESDLNAVEKFIKVIVEASCSDSLFKQRIVAAIHQEGNELLHLKSLVVSVLCLVPVLTDIVEEGNEQGLCRVQFPKTTVETLLIAAQFMFNDRFFTEEESSSVLRLQEFLTVVENMLNMEKGALAPLAVALAEAVE
- a CDS encoding DUF378 domain-containing protein yields the protein MFIANLVSYILVLLGAVNWGLYGAFNFNLVSAVFMGDRSIGAIITYVIIALAAIWLIISTVFARGYLRFTKYDY
- a CDS encoding ABC transporter ATP-binding protein, which encodes MKRYIVYSKIKFIALVLFKALYAAAFVGFALILQWLVNTITADGATADQLFFCVGIAIGYVAVFTAILLLKDKASTAYINKAVMLLRNDLTHSLLHERYEDFASNDTAKYLSHLTNDIKTVAVSGFNSVITLPEEIFTFVFAVAAAFFINYVVALTMLGLTLLIFIVPVVFNKPLNRANVRLSDAVKQYTAALKQTFLGIDVVKNFGSEERTEREIARINETLCKKNTVLDKLNLYAGDVGIFIVVLLQLGSIAIAGYMMLQSVILIGAVIAVVQLSGNMYSPLMQIAGKAALISGIRELDETLLAMAQPPEAQGEKLFGFERGIRVENVGFSYPDHEDLTLKNVSAAFEKGKKYLIVGKSGSGKSTLLKLIGKTFNGYVGKIEIDGVDYKNISERELYKNIAFAQQKSYLFDLTVRENIDFNGTGDAQLLEHAVEIAELRDFVLAQKNGLDEQISEEINQISGGEKQRVGLARAIYKDTDILLLDEVTSSLDKETAYRVEKNILALRDKTVLNVSHKLHADLLEKYDYICVMDGGKIVDFAPPAALLKNNALSQYMDA
- a CDS encoding ABC transporter ATP-binding protein gives rise to the protein MNFVEFKNVSKHYIMGSNVIKAADDVNFSIGQGEFCVVVGPSGAGKTTVLNMLGGMDQVTGGEIFVDGVKISDFNERKLTDYRRYDVGFVFQFYNLIQNLTALENVEIASEICKNPLDARKTLEEVGLSERMSNFPAQLSGGEQQRVSIARAIAKNPKLLLCDEPTGALDYETGKNILKLLQKICRENHKTVIVITHNQAITRMADRVIHVKNGKVSGEELNAHPADVDVIEW